One genomic segment of Streptomyces niveus includes these proteins:
- a CDS encoding amino acid ABC transporter ATP-binding protein: MEKPVAKPGTGAAAEPDAGAPAIEVRDLHKSFGTLEVLAGVDFTVARGEVVCVIGPSGSGKSTLLRCVNRLEEPTSGTVLVAGAEVTDPDVDIDKVRRGIGMVFQSFNLFPHLTALQNLTLPQRRVLGRDKAEATRVARERLARVGLTDKESSYPAQLSGGQQQRVAIARALAMDPQLMLFDEPTSALDPELVGDVLAVMRSLADEGMTMLVVTHEMSFAKEVADRVVFMDGGVIVEEGSPAHVIGAPSHARTRSFLSRLLDPAAARIGPSGD; this comes from the coding sequence GTGGAGAAACCGGTGGCGAAGCCGGGCACGGGTGCGGCGGCGGAACCGGACGCGGGTGCGCCCGCGATCGAAGTACGCGATCTGCACAAGTCGTTCGGCACGCTGGAGGTCCTGGCGGGCGTCGACTTCACGGTGGCGCGCGGCGAGGTCGTCTGTGTCATCGGCCCTTCGGGTTCGGGCAAGTCGACACTGCTGCGCTGTGTGAACCGGCTGGAGGAGCCGACGTCGGGCACGGTCCTGGTGGCCGGCGCCGAGGTCACCGACCCGGACGTGGACATCGACAAGGTGCGCCGCGGCATCGGGATGGTCTTCCAGTCCTTCAACCTCTTCCCGCATCTGACCGCGCTGCAGAATCTGACGCTCCCTCAGCGGCGGGTGCTGGGACGGGACAAGGCGGAGGCGACGCGGGTCGCCCGGGAGCGGCTGGCCCGCGTCGGTCTGACCGACAAGGAGTCCTCCTATCCCGCGCAGCTCTCGGGCGGGCAGCAGCAACGGGTCGCGATCGCACGGGCGTTGGCGATGGACCCGCAGCTGATGCTCTTCGACGAGCCGACGTCCGCGCTCGACCCGGAGCTGGTGGGTGACGTCCTGGCGGTGATGCGCTCCCTCGCCGACGAGGGGATGACGATGCTCGTCGTCACGCACGAGATGAGCTTCGCCAAGGAGGTCGCCGACCGGGTCGTCTTCATGGACGGCGGGGTCATCGTCGAGGAGGGCAGCCCGGCGCATGTGATCGGCGCGCCGAGCCACGCCCGTACGCGGTCGTTCCTCTCGCGTCTGCTCGACCCCGCCGCGGCGAGGATAGGTCCGTCCGGCGACTGA
- a CDS encoding ABC transporter permease produces the protein MSAPAQKQRPPGEYDVKGHAFRDEESEPVAPPAAPGRRITRAKLVTVPAVIAVSLLLTYVWITNVPLDSIAKNSLAGGNVQLRLWQHIELTAISTFWVLVIAIPLGIALTRRGLSRAAPAVTAVANIGQATPAIGLLALLVIWLGIGPSTAIVGMVIYAVLPVLANTVAGLKAIDPQLVEASRGIGMSSLGTLTRVELPLAVPLILAGVRTALVLNVGTATLATFGGGGGLGDLITSGIQTQRMPVLVLGSVLTVTLALLIDWLASLVEVALTPRGLEER, from the coding sequence ATGAGTGCTCCCGCGCAGAAACAGCGCCCGCCGGGCGAGTACGACGTCAAGGGGCACGCCTTCCGGGACGAGGAGTCGGAGCCGGTGGCGCCGCCCGCCGCCCCGGGGCGGCGGATCACCCGGGCCAAGCTGGTGACGGTGCCCGCCGTGATCGCGGTCTCCCTGCTGCTGACGTACGTCTGGATCACCAATGTCCCGCTCGACTCGATCGCGAAGAACTCGCTCGCCGGCGGCAATGTGCAGCTGCGCCTGTGGCAGCACATCGAACTGACCGCGATCTCCACCTTCTGGGTGCTCGTCATCGCGATCCCGCTCGGTATCGCGCTGACCCGGCGCGGACTGTCCAGGGCGGCGCCGGCGGTGACCGCCGTCGCCAACATCGGGCAGGCGACCCCGGCCATCGGTCTGCTGGCGCTGCTGGTGATCTGGCTGGGCATCGGCCCGTCGACGGCGATCGTCGGCATGGTCATCTACGCGGTGCTGCCGGTGCTCGCCAACACCGTGGCCGGGCTGAAGGCCATCGACCCACAGCTCGTGGAGGCGTCGCGCGGCATCGGGATGTCGTCCCTCGGGACGCTGACCAGGGTCGAACTGCCCCTGGCCGTACCGCTGATCCTGGCGGGCGTACGGACGGCGCTGGTGCTCAACGTGGGCACGGCGACCCTGGCGACCTTCGGCGGCGGTGGCGGGCTCGGTGACCTGATCACCTCGGGCATCCAGACGCAGCGCATGCCGGTCCTGGTCCTGGGCTCGGTGCTGACGGTGACGCTGGCGCTGCTGATCGACTGGCTGGCCTCGCTGGTCGAAGTGGCCCTCACCCCGCGCGGACTGGAGGAGCGCTGA
- a CDS encoding glycine betaine ABC transporter substrate-binding protein: MRTKRYGPHKLVTGGLALLLSAATLSGCGLKSGSPMVDDVVPGSVGKGEPLKGASLTVTSKNFSENIILGQMIGLIFKAAGAEVLDRTNLPGSISAREAIVKGDADAMYEYTGTAWITYLGNAKPIVDSGEQWTAVRDADRSHDVSWLSPSTLNNTYSLGISKQNNAKYKLKTMSDVAALSKKEPGAVTICVENEFASRDDGLPGMVKAYGMNIPASSVKKMDAGIIYTQVSKSNSCLVGEVFTTDGRIKSLDLDTVSDDKRFFPNYNAAPVIHSSTYEKYPEIAGLLDPLSKRLNTGIAQELNAKVDVDGQDPHEVAKDWLIEEGFIKEG; encoded by the coding sequence ATGCGCACCAAGCGATACGGCCCCCACAAGCTCGTGACGGGCGGGCTGGCCCTGCTGCTGAGCGCGGCCACGCTCAGCGGGTGCGGCCTCAAGAGCGGCTCGCCGATGGTGGACGATGTCGTCCCCGGCTCGGTCGGCAAGGGCGAACCCCTCAAGGGCGCCTCGCTGACGGTCACGTCGAAGAACTTCAGCGAGAACATCATTCTCGGGCAGATGATCGGCCTGATCTTCAAGGCGGCGGGCGCGGAGGTCCTGGACCGGACGAACCTGCCGGGCTCGATCAGCGCGCGCGAGGCGATCGTCAAGGGTGACGCGGACGCGATGTACGAGTACACGGGCACGGCCTGGATCACCTACCTCGGCAACGCGAAGCCGATCGTCGACTCGGGCGAGCAGTGGACGGCCGTACGGGACGCGGACCGCTCGCACGATGTGAGCTGGCTGTCGCCGTCCACGCTCAACAACACCTACTCGCTGGGCATCAGCAAGCAGAACAACGCGAAGTACAAGCTCAAGACGATGTCGGACGTCGCCGCGCTGTCGAAGAAGGAGCCGGGCGCGGTCACGATCTGTGTGGAGAACGAGTTCGCGTCGAGGGACGACGGGCTGCCGGGGATGGTGAAGGCGTACGGGATGAACATCCCCGCGTCGAGCGTGAAGAAGATGGACGCCGGCATCATCTACACACAGGTGTCGAAGTCCAACTCCTGCCTGGTGGGCGAGGTGTTCACGACGGACGGCCGGATCAAGTCCCTGGATCTGGACACGGTCTCCGACGACAAGCGCTTCTTCCCGAACTACAACGCGGCGCCGGTGATCCACAGTTCGACGTACGAGAAGTACCCGGAGATCGCGGGTCTGCTCGATCCGCTGAGCAAGCGGCTGAACACCGGGATCGCGCAGGAGCTGAACGCGAAGGTGGACGTGGACGGCCAGGATCCGCACGAGGTGGCGAAGGACTGGCTGATCGAGGAGGGCTTCATAAAGGAGGGCTGA
- a CDS encoding ABC transporter substrate-binding protein, protein MTGCTSTESTATDGSKVELVNSGKLTTCTHLPYEPFQSRQDNKIVGFDVDLVDLVAKELKVTQEIVDTPFEGIQTGEDLNARKCDVAAAGMTITDVREENLDFSAPYFEATQALLTKKGAAFDSLASLKGKKLGVQQGTTGEEYAKKNGPGVETVQFEDLALLLTAVKTGQVDAAVNDNGVLFEYVRKNPDTEVTAEFETGEQYGVGVRTGNDALRKEIDQVIKAARSDGRYDEIYKKWFPAAPKK, encoded by the coding sequence ATGACGGGATGCACGAGCACCGAGTCCACCGCGACCGACGGCTCGAAGGTGGAGCTGGTGAACTCCGGCAAGCTCACGACCTGCACCCATCTGCCGTACGAGCCCTTCCAGTCCCGCCAGGACAACAAGATCGTCGGGTTCGACGTGGACCTGGTGGATCTGGTCGCCAAGGAGCTCAAGGTCACCCAGGAGATCGTCGACACGCCGTTCGAGGGCATCCAGACGGGTGAGGACCTCAACGCCCGTAAGTGTGACGTCGCCGCCGCCGGCATGACGATCACCGATGTGCGTGAGGAGAACCTGGACTTCTCCGCCCCGTACTTCGAGGCCACGCAGGCGCTCCTCACCAAGAAGGGCGCCGCCTTCGACTCACTGGCGAGCCTCAAGGGCAAGAAGCTGGGCGTCCAGCAGGGCACAACGGGTGAGGAGTACGCCAAGAAGAACGGGCCGGGCGTCGAGACGGTCCAGTTCGAGGATCTGGCGCTGCTGCTCACGGCCGTGAAGACCGGTCAGGTCGACGCGGCGGTCAACGACAACGGTGTCCTGTTCGAGTACGTGCGCAAGAACCCGGACACCGAGGTCACGGCCGAGTTCGAGACGGGCGAGCAGTACGGCGTCGGTGTGCGTACCGGCAACGACGCGCTGCGCAAGGAGATCGACCAGGTGATCAAGGCGGCCCGCTCGGACGGCCGTTACGACGAGATCTACAAGAAGTGGTTCCCCGCCGCTCCCAAGAAGTGA
- a CDS encoding ArsR/SmtB family transcription factor: MSENPDVPEPDVRTLDPRSLRGLAHPLRMRLLNALRHHGPATASQLADRLGESSGATSYHLRQLASHGFVADDPERGKGRERWWKAADKGVMVDATLHFDPSPEVRGALSTFMHESASIHGQEVSTWLGTMHDWPDVWATKADLSDFTLRLTPELLAELDGRIHDLIASYTDRAAPEGEDDAAQVRIHLHAFPQKRLDGQPEA; the protein is encoded by the coding sequence ATGTCCGAGAACCCCGACGTTCCCGAGCCGGATGTCCGCACCCTGGACCCGCGCTCGCTGCGCGGCCTCGCCCACCCCTTGCGGATGAGGCTGCTGAATGCCCTGCGGCACCACGGTCCGGCCACCGCGTCCCAACTCGCGGACCGGCTGGGCGAGTCGAGCGGCGCCACCAGCTACCACCTGCGCCAGCTCGCGAGCCACGGGTTCGTCGCGGACGACCCCGAGCGCGGGAAAGGCCGGGAGCGCTGGTGGAAGGCCGCGGACAAGGGCGTCATGGTCGACGCCACGCTGCACTTCGACCCCAGCCCGGAGGTACGGGGCGCGCTGAGCACCTTCATGCACGAGAGCGCGTCCATCCATGGCCAGGAGGTGAGCACCTGGCTGGGCACCATGCACGACTGGCCCGACGTCTGGGCGACGAAGGCCGACCTCAGCGACTTCACGCTACGTCTTACTCCCGAACTGCTGGCCGAACTGGACGGCCGGATACACGATCTGATCGCCAGTTACACGGACCGCGCGGCACCTGAGGGCGAGGACGACGCGGCGCAGGTACGGATCCATCTGCACGCCTTCCCGCAGAAGAGGCTCGACGGCCAACCGGAAGCCTGA
- a CDS encoding Lrp/AsnC family transcriptional regulator: MAIDGLDGRLIALLAREPRIGVLEASRRLGVARGTVQARLDRLQTNGVIRGFGPNVDPAALGYPVTAFATLEIKQGQGSDVRAHLSSVPEVLELHTTTGTGDMLCRLVARSNADLQRVIDRVVGFEGIQRASTAIVMENPVPLRIIPLVEQAAQDTDGDRL, from the coding sequence ATGGCGATCGACGGACTGGACGGCAGGCTCATCGCCCTGCTGGCGCGGGAGCCGCGCATCGGGGTTCTGGAGGCGTCGCGCCGGCTGGGGGTGGCGCGCGGGACCGTACAGGCCCGGCTGGACCGTCTCCAGACGAACGGCGTGATCCGCGGATTCGGCCCGAACGTCGATCCGGCCGCTCTCGGTTACCCCGTAACGGCGTTCGCAACCCTGGAAATCAAACAGGGACAGGGTTCCGATGTTCGAGCACATTTGAGCAGCGTTCCAGAGGTCCTCGAACTGCATACCACCACTGGAACGGGGGATATGCTCTGCCGACTCGTCGCTCGTTCGAACGCCGATCTTCAACGGGTGATCGACCGGGTTGTCGGTTTCGAGGGGATTCAGCGGGCTTCCACGGCGATCGTCATGGAAAACCCCGTTCCGCTGCGGATCATCCCGCTGGTGGAGCAGGCCGCGCAGGACACCGATGGTGACCGACTGTGA
- a CDS encoding betaine/proline/choline family ABC transporter ATP-binding protein (Members of the family are the ATP-binding subunit of ABC transporters for substrates such as betaine, L-proline or other amino acids, choline, carnitine, etc. The substrate specificity is best determined from the substrate-binding subunit, rather than this subunit, as it interacts with the permease subunit and not with substrate directly.), whose amino-acid sequence MVTSNGAAGGAGSTSGATIQLDGLTKRYPGTANPAVDNVSMEIKAGETVILVGPSGCGKSTTLKMINRLIEPSSGRIRINDEDVTDMDPVKLRRQIGYAIQSSGLFPHMTVGENIALVPKMVGWSKSKVKDRVEEMLDLVGLDPREFHGRYPRQLSGGQQQRVGVARALAADPPVLLMDEPFGAVDPITRDHLQDELIRLQHELHKTIVFVTHDFDEAIKLGDRIAILRERSHIAQFDTPEAILTNPADDFVSGFVGAGAALKRLNLTRVRDVEIAEFPTVTVEDPLQSIFNKLNSGPHNELLMLDRKNRPYKWLRRGDLSRAKGSLANAGQLVHDTVTRDATLHDALEAVLTDSGGRVAVTGRRGEYIGVVDMETLMTSVQEMLEADRLTAFEHQHELAEQRRERTGQEPQGGADA is encoded by the coding sequence ATCGTCACGTCGAACGGCGCCGCGGGGGGCGCCGGTTCCACGAGCGGCGCCACCATCCAGCTCGACGGCCTCACCAAGCGCTATCCGGGCACTGCGAACCCGGCCGTCGACAACGTCTCGATGGAGATCAAGGCGGGTGAGACCGTCATCCTGGTCGGCCCGTCCGGCTGCGGTAAGTCGACCACCCTCAAGATGATCAACCGGCTGATCGAGCCCTCGTCCGGGCGGATCAGGATCAACGACGAGGACGTCACGGACATGGACCCGGTGAAGCTGCGCCGGCAGATCGGCTACGCGATCCAGTCGTCCGGTCTCTTCCCGCACATGACGGTCGGCGAGAACATCGCGCTGGTGCCGAAGATGGTCGGCTGGTCCAAGTCGAAGGTGAAGGACCGCGTCGAGGAGATGCTCGATCTGGTCGGACTCGACCCGCGTGAGTTCCACGGCCGCTATCCGCGCCAGCTCTCGGGCGGCCAGCAGCAGCGGGTGGGGGTGGCGCGGGCGCTCGCGGCCGATCCGCCGGTGCTGCTGATGGACGAGCCGTTCGGCGCCGTCGACCCGATCACACGCGACCATCTCCAGGACGAACTGATACGTCTGCAGCACGAGTTGCACAAGACGATCGTGTTCGTGACGCACGACTTCGACGAGGCGATCAAGCTCGGCGACCGGATCGCGATCCTGCGGGAGCGTTCGCACATCGCCCAGTTCGACACCCCCGAGGCGATCCTCACCAATCCCGCCGACGACTTCGTGTCCGGCTTCGTGGGCGCGGGGGCGGCGCTGAAGCGGCTGAACCTCACACGCGTACGGGACGTGGAGATCGCCGAGTTCCCGACGGTGACGGTCGAGGACCCGCTCCAGTCGATATTCAACAAGCTGAACAGCGGCCCGCACAACGAGCTGCTGATGCTGGACCGGAAGAACCGCCCGTACAAATGGCTGCGCCGGGGCGACCTGTCGCGCGCCAAGGGCTCGCTCGCCAACGCGGGCCAGCTCGTGCACGACACCGTGACCAGGGACGCCACCCTCCACGACGCGCTGGAGGCGGTCCTGACCGACAGCGGCGGCCGGGTCGCCGTGACCGGCAGGCGCGGCGAGTACATCGGCGTCGTCGACATGGAGACGCTGATGACGTCGGTCCAGGAAATGCTGGAGGCGGACCGCCTCACCGCCTTCGAGCACCAGCACGAACTGGCGGAGCAGCGCCGGGAGCGGACCGGGCAGGAGCCGCAGGGCGGTGCGGACGCATGA
- the hppD gene encoding 4-hydroxyphenylpyruvate dioxygenase has product MADTSVNLDSAPATARGADPFPVKGMDAVVFAVGNAKQAAHYYSTAFGMKLVAYSGPENGSRETASYVLTNGSARFVLTSVIKPSTEWGRFLVDHVAEHGDGVIDLAIEVPDARAAYAYATANGATGLQEPYEIKDDNGTVVLAAIATYGKTRHTLVDRTGYDGPYLPGYAPAAPMVAPPAKRTFQAVDHCVGNVELGRMNEWVAFYNKVMGFTNMKEFVGDDIATEYSALMSKVVADGTLKVKFPINEPAIAKKKSQIDEYLEFYGGAGVQHIALATNDIVSSVRTMRAAGVQFLDTPDSYYDTLGEWAGETRVPVETLRELKILVDRDEDGYLLQIFTKPVQDRPTVFFEMIERHGSMGFGKGNFKALFEAIEREQEKRGNL; this is encoded by the coding sequence ATGGCAGATACCTCGGTGAACCTCGATTCCGCCCCGGCCACCGCGCGCGGCGCCGACCCCTTCCCCGTCAAGGGGATGGACGCCGTCGTCTTCGCCGTCGGCAACGCCAAGCAGGCGGCCCACTACTACTCGACGGCGTTCGGCATGAAGCTGGTCGCCTACTCGGGCCCCGAGAACGGCAGCCGTGAGACCGCGAGCTACGTGCTCACGAACGGCTCGGCCCGCTTCGTCCTCACCTCCGTCATCAAGCCGTCCACCGAGTGGGGCCGCTTCCTCGTCGACCATGTCGCCGAGCACGGCGACGGTGTGATCGATCTCGCCATCGAGGTGCCGGACGCCCGCGCCGCGTACGCCTACGCCACCGCGAACGGCGCCACCGGCCTCCAGGAGCCGTACGAGATCAAGGACGACAACGGCACCGTCGTCCTCGCCGCCATCGCCACGTACGGCAAGACCCGCCACACCCTGGTCGACCGGACCGGCTACGACGGTCCGTACCTGCCGGGCTACGCCCCCGCCGCCCCGATGGTCGCGCCCCCGGCCAAGCGCACCTTCCAGGCCGTCGACCACTGCGTCGGCAACGTCGAGCTGGGCCGGATGAACGAGTGGGTGGCGTTCTACAACAAGGTCATGGGCTTCACCAACATGAAGGAGTTCGTGGGCGACGACATCGCCACCGAGTACTCCGCCCTCATGTCGAAGGTCGTGGCCGACGGCACCCTCAAGGTGAAGTTCCCGATCAACGAGCCGGCGATCGCGAAGAAGAAGTCGCAGATCGACGAGTACCTGGAGTTCTACGGCGGCGCCGGCGTCCAGCACATCGCGCTCGCCACGAACGACATCGTCAGCTCGGTGCGCACGATGCGGGCGGCCGGTGTCCAGTTCCTCGACACCCCCGACTCGTACTACGACACCCTCGGCGAGTGGGCCGGCGAGACCCGGGTGCCGGTCGAGACCCTGCGCGAGCTGAAGATCCTCGTGGACCGCGACGAGGACGGCTATCTGCTGCAGATCTTCACCAAGCCGGTCCAGGACCGGCCGACCGTCTTCTTCGAGATGATCGAACGGCACGGCTCGATGGGCTTCGGCAAGGGCAACTTCAAGGCCCTGTTCGAGGCGATCGAGCGCGAGCAGGAGAAGCGCGGCAACCTCTGA
- a CDS encoding ABC transporter permease, with the protein MDFWDYLANRHQQLLTDSFQHASAVFQCMVIATVLGVVIGVLTYRSPWGGNLAILSTASILTIPSLAAIGLLIPLVGLGVAPTVIVLTLYGLLPIVRNAVVGLRGVDPDLVDAAKGIGMSRTARLIKVELPLAWPPILTGIRVSTQMLMGIAAIAAYASGPGLGNEIFRGIASLGSANAINQVLAGTIGIVILALLFDAAYVLLGRLTIPRGIRV; encoded by the coding sequence GTGGACTTCTGGGACTACCTGGCCAACCGCCACCAACAGCTGCTCACCGACTCGTTCCAGCACGCAAGCGCCGTCTTCCAGTGCATGGTGATCGCCACCGTCCTGGGTGTCGTCATCGGCGTACTGACCTACCGCAGCCCCTGGGGCGGCAATCTGGCGATCCTCTCCACCGCCTCGATCCTGACCATCCCCTCGCTGGCGGCCATCGGTCTGCTCATCCCGCTGGTCGGTCTGGGCGTCGCGCCCACGGTGATCGTCCTGACGCTGTACGGGCTGCTGCCCATCGTCCGTAACGCCGTGGTCGGGCTGCGCGGTGTGGACCCCGACCTGGTGGACGCCGCCAAGGGCATCGGGATGTCGCGCACCGCCCGGCTGATCAAGGTCGAACTGCCGCTCGCCTGGCCGCCGATCCTCACCGGGATCCGCGTCTCCACCCAGATGCTGATGGGGATCGCCGCCATCGCCGCGTACGCGTCGGGGCCCGGCCTCGGCAACGAGATCTTCCGCGGCATCGCCTCGCTGGGCAGCGCCAACGCGATCAACCAGGTGCTCGCCGGGACGATCGGCATCGTCATTCTCGCCCTGCTCTTCGACGCCGCGTATGTCCTGCTCGGCCGACTCACCATCCCGAGGGGGATCCGTGTCTGA
- a CDS encoding amino acid ABC transporter permease gives MSMSRRQRARLVRSVQYAVLAVVLLVIAQAADWGEIRRAFFDVEVAKAQFPDIITTALVNTVIYTLLGFGFGLALGLLVALMRLSQVPPYRWLAVAYIEFFRGIPALLVFIALGFGVPLAFQVALNQYVTVMLALGLVGAAYMAETIRAGIQAVPKGQTEAARSLGMSQGRAMVSIVIPQALRIVLPPLTNELILLTKDSSLVYLLGLSLSQYELAKFGRDALNQNRSLTPILIAGLCYLVITLPLGHLVRRLEARTARAR, from the coding sequence ATGTCCATGTCCCGCCGACAACGGGCCCGCCTCGTCCGGAGCGTGCAGTACGCCGTCCTGGCCGTCGTGCTGCTCGTCATCGCCCAGGCCGCCGACTGGGGTGAGATCCGGCGTGCCTTCTTCGACGTCGAGGTCGCCAAGGCGCAGTTCCCCGACATCATCACCACGGCGCTGGTCAACACCGTCATCTACACCCTGCTCGGCTTCGGGTTCGGGCTGGCGCTGGGGCTGCTCGTCGCGCTGATGCGGCTTTCGCAGGTGCCGCCGTACCGCTGGCTGGCCGTCGCCTACATCGAGTTCTTCCGCGGCATTCCGGCGCTGCTCGTCTTCATCGCGCTCGGATTCGGTGTGCCGCTCGCCTTCCAGGTGGCGCTCAACCAGTACGTGACCGTGATGCTGGCGCTGGGTCTGGTCGGCGCCGCCTACATGGCGGAGACGATCCGGGCCGGTATCCAGGCCGTGCCCAAGGGGCAGACGGAGGCGGCGCGTTCGCTCGGGATGTCGCAGGGCCGGGCGATGGTGTCGATCGTCATTCCGCAGGCCCTGCGGATCGTACTGCCGCCGCTGACCAACGAGTTGATCCTTCTGACGAAGGACTCGTCGCTGGTCTATCTGCTGGGTCTGTCCCTGTCGCAGTACGAGCTGGCCAAGTTCGGCCGGGACGCCCTGAATCAGAATCGCAGTCTCACCCCGATCCTCATTGCCGGTCTCTGCTATCTGGTCATCACCCTGCCGCTCGGCCATCTGGTCCGGCGGCTCGAAGCGCGTACGGCAAGGGCGAGGTGA
- a CDS encoding S16 family serine protease: protein MLSRLSGLSRPRTLALSAVPIVALLVVVGVAPLPYAVAQPGLTANVLADYQGTPVISIKGAPTRETTGQLRMTTILATGPSAEVDFGDVLDGWIRTDRAVLPRDSVYPAGQSDKEIQKHNTDEMVKSQNSAVDAALAQLGRKPDSVDVTLHLADVGGPSAGLLFALGIVDMLDGDGSGGDLTGGRDIAGTGTISATGDVGAVGGVSLKTQAAGRDGATVFLVPEAECADARSELPDGMRLIPVRTLKGAVSSLKALEQGGKVPNC, encoded by the coding sequence GTGCTCTCTCGTCTCTCCGGTCTCTCGCGCCCCCGCACCCTCGCCCTCTCCGCGGTGCCGATCGTCGCGCTGCTCGTCGTCGTCGGAGTCGCCCCGTTGCCGTACGCGGTGGCCCAGCCCGGCCTGACCGCGAACGTCCTCGCCGACTACCAGGGCACGCCCGTCATCTCGATCAAGGGCGCGCCGACCCGCGAGACGACGGGGCAGCTGCGGATGACGACGATCCTGGCGACGGGACCGTCCGCCGAGGTCGACTTCGGTGACGTCCTCGACGGCTGGATCCGGACCGACCGCGCCGTGCTGCCGCGCGACTCCGTATACCCGGCCGGCCAGTCCGACAAGGAGATCCAGAAGCACAACACCGACGAGATGGTGAAGTCGCAGAACTCCGCCGTCGACGCGGCCCTCGCCCAGCTCGGCCGGAAGCCGGACTCCGTGGACGTCACCCTCCATCTCGCCGACGTGGGCGGCCCCAGCGCGGGCCTCCTCTTCGCGCTCGGCATTGTCGACATGCTCGACGGCGACGGCTCGGGCGGTGACCTCACCGGCGGTCGCGACATCGCGGGCACCGGCACGATCAGCGCGACCGGCGACGTCGGCGCGGTCGGCGGCGTCTCGCTCAAGACCCAGGCGGCGGGCCGCGACGGCGCGACGGTCTTCCTCGTCCCGGAGGCGGAGTGCGCGGACGCGCGGTCCGAACTCCCCGACGGGATGCGGCTGATCCCGGTCAGGACCCTGAAGGGCGCGGTGTCGTCGCTGAAGGCGCTGGAGCAGGGGGGCAAGGTGCCGAACTGCTGA